A stretch of the Streptomyces sp. WMMB303 genome encodes the following:
- a CDS encoding transglycosylase SLT domain-containing protein — protein sequence MLEGNRVTARISVRGFAVASATAVTTVGAVVGVAAGADQGQASGDAEATAAQATLLEDIPAGSQARAQSASLTQQVDAASSAADAEARKSAEEAARKQAAEDAAAKKAKAEKEAAAEKAAKKAEERDEVKSAASRSDERANFAQKSSYSTAEVQSMAKQIVGGGQYQCFSSIVSRESGWNYRATNPSSGAYGLVQALPGSKMASAGADWRTNPATQIKWGLNYMNDRYGSPCGAWDFWQANHYY from the coding sequence ATGTTGGAAGGAAACCGTGTGACTGCTCGGATTTCGGTCCGGGGATTCGCCGTGGCGTCCGCCACCGCGGTCACCACCGTCGGCGCCGTCGTCGGGGTTGCCGCAGGCGCCGACCAGGGCCAGGCGTCCGGTGACGCCGAGGCCACCGCCGCCCAGGCGACGCTCCTGGAGGACATACCAGCCGGGTCGCAGGCCCGGGCGCAGAGTGCCTCCCTGACCCAGCAGGTCGACGCCGCCTCGTCCGCGGCCGACGCCGAGGCGCGGAAGTCCGCCGAGGAGGCCGCCCGCAAGCAGGCCGCCGAGGACGCCGCCGCCAAGAAGGCGAAGGCCGAGAAGGAAGCGGCAGCGGAGAAGGCAGCCAAGAAGGCCGAGGAGCGCGACGAGGTCAAGTCGGCCGCGAGCCGGTCCGACGAGCGCGCGAACTTCGCCCAGAAGTCGTCGTACTCCACCGCAGAGGTGCAGTCGATGGCCAAGCAGATCGTCGGCGGCGGCCAGTACCAGTGCTTCTCGTCGATCGTCTCCCGTGAGTCCGGCTGGAACTACCGCGCGACCAACCCCTCCTCGGGTGCCTACGGACTCGTCCAGGCGCTGCCGGGCTCCAAGATGGCCTCGGCGGGCGCCGACTGGCGGACGAACCCGGCCACCCAGATCAAGTGGGGCCTCAACTACATGAACGACCGGTACGGAAGCCCCTGTGGTGCGTGGGACTTCTGGCAGGCCAACCACTACTACTGA